Proteins encoded together in one Camelina sativa cultivar DH55 chromosome 9, Cs, whole genome shotgun sequence window:
- the LOC109126390 gene encoding uncharacterized protein LOC109126390 codes for MTITASGEIESVNGVDQDEQDDALEIEEAVAKPDKGELLMIRRVLNTSQSPDDTHQRDNIFPMRCIVSGKVCGLIIDVGSCTNVASSYMVKKLSLNTKSHPKPYKLKWLNDKTMIQVNEQVTVLFSVSPYKDQVLCDLVPMQASHLLLGSPWQFDKRTSHCATPTNILLCMITSVICLKPLSPTQVCEMQSKLSKDPDAKMNFLITASVVRRSLSDSACQVLLMVFKDDVSADHEQDDVPAVIKSLLRRYQDIFPEELPHGLPPLRGIDHQIDLLPSAQLPNRPAYRVNPEEAKELERQVADLMKQGYLRESLSPCAVPVLLVPKKDGTWRMCVDCRAVNNITIKYRHHIPRLDDMLDELSGSTIFSKIFLKSGYHQVRMKEGDEWKTAFKTKQARVLMSI; via the exons ATGACCATTACCGCGTCCGGAGAAATTGAGTCTGTGAATGGTGTTGACCAAGATGAACAGGACGACGCCTTGGAGATCGAAGAAGCTGTGGCCAAGCCGGACAAGGGAGAACTACTCATGATCCGACGAGTCCTCAACACCAGCCAATCACCGGACGATACGCATCAGCGAGACAACATTTTCCCTATGCGTTGCATTGTAAGTGGGAAGGTTTGTGGATTGATCATCGATGTTGGATCTTGCACTAATGTTGCAAGTTCTTACATGGTCAAGAAACTATCTCTTAACACCAAAAGCCACCCAAAACCTTATAAGCTCAAATGGTTGAATGACAAAACCATGATTCAAGTTAATGAACAAGTCACGGTTCTGTTTAGTGTAAGCCCTTATAAAGACCAAGTCTTGTGTGATCTGGTGCcaatgcaagctagccacctccttTTGGGGAGTCCATGGCAGTTTGACAAAAGGACCTCTCATTGCGCCACACCAACCAATATTCTTTTGTGCATGATAACAAGCGTTATTTGTTTGAAACCTTTGAGTCCTACACAAGTTTGTGAGATGCAATCGAAATTGTCTAAGGATCCAGACGCTAAAATGAACTTTTTGATCACTGCTAGTGTTGTTAGGAGATCACTTAGTGACTCCGCTTGTCAAGTGTTATTGATGGTGTTTAAAGATGATGTGAGTGCAGATCATGAACAGGATGATGTTCCGGCCGTGATCAAGTCACTCCTACGGCGTTATCAAGACATCTTTCCAGAAGAGTTACCGCACGGCCTACCACCATTGCGAGGCATTGATCACCAGATCGATCTCCTACCCAGCGCACAACTACCTAATAGACCCGCGTACCGCGTGAACCCTGAagaggccaaagagttagaacGTCAAGTAGCCGATCTCATGAAGCAAGGATACTTGCGAGAGAGCCTAAGTCCGTGTGCGGTGCCGGTCCTGTTGGTTCCAAAGAAGGATGGGACGTGGCGCATGTGCGTAGATTGCCGAGCAGTGAACAACATCACCATTAAGTACCGCCATCATATCCCACGCCTGGACGACATGCTTGATGAACTTAGCGGTTCCACCATCTTCTCCAAGATATTCCTTAAAAGTGGCTATCATCAAGTGAGGATGAAAGAGGGAGATGAGTGGAAAACCGcgttcaaaaccaagcaag CAAGAGTCTTGATGAGCATTTAG